The following proteins come from a genomic window of Aequorivita marisscotiae:
- a CDS encoding HD domain-containing protein, translating into MNLIPITTMMTIKNITGNCSNILHSDKCVSLPFHNFAHTQEVIDNVFLISNTIGMKPEDADLIAIAACFHDTGFSENYEGHEEVSKRLAAQYMEKANFTKTEIERVLSCIEATKMPQNPHDIYGEILCDADLFHLGTPNFFYRNMLLRKEWELFRGIAMTDDTWLLHNIAFLEEHRFKTTYGKEVLEKGKQENLKKLKQLIR; encoded by the coding sequence TTGAACTTGATTCCCATCACGACCATGATGACGATTAAAAACATTACGGGCAATTGTTCAAACATACTTCATAGCGATAAATGCGTGAGTCTTCCTTTTCACAACTTTGCGCATACGCAAGAGGTAATCGACAATGTCTTTTTGATTTCCAATACCATAGGAATGAAGCCCGAAGATGCAGATCTTATAGCTATTGCGGCCTGCTTTCACGATACCGGCTTCTCGGAAAATTATGAAGGCCACGAGGAAGTGAGCAAAAGACTTGCTGCGCAGTATATGGAAAAAGCAAATTTTACCAAAACAGAAATTGAGAGAGTTCTCTCTTGCATAGAGGCTACAAAAATGCCTCAGAACCCCCATGACATTTATGGGGAGATACTTTGTGATGCCGATTTGTTCCACTTGGGAACACCCAATTTTTTTTATAGGAATATGCTCTTGCGAAAGGAATGGGAACTTTTCCGTGGCATTGCTATGACGGATGACACATGGCTGCTGCACAATATTGCGTTTTTGGAGGAGCACCGATTCAAGACTACTTATGGGAAAGAGGTTTTGGAAAAAGGAAAGCAGGAAAATTTAAAGAAACTAAAACAATTGATACGATGA